Proteins from one Gemmatimonadota bacterium genomic window:
- a CDS encoding AbrB/MazE/SpoVT family DNA-binding domain-containing protein, with protein sequence MKSRVKKWGNSLALRIPKPVAVQMGVRDDSPVVLVLRGKELTLVPLERTRFKLPDLLPGISKRNLHGRISIGSHG encoded by the coding sequence ATGAAATCCCGCGTGAAGAAATGGGGCAACAGCCTGGCGCTGCGCATCCCGAAACCGGTCGCCGTCCAGATGGGCGTCCGGGACGATTCGCCGGTGGTACTCGTGCTCCGGGGCAAGGAATTGACCCTCGTCCCGCTGGAACGGACCCGGTTCAAACTTCCCGACCTGCTGCCGGGCATCTCGAAACGCAACCTGCACGGCAGAATCAGCATCGGCAGCCACGGCTGA